A genomic region of Candidatus Marimicrobium litorale contains the following coding sequences:
- a CDS encoding DUF2062 domain-containing protein yields the protein MPKKTLKQLMPSPAHLKRIKGLHLFGDWLHQPNLWHINRYSASMAFFVGLFVAFMPIPGQSLLAAAMAFWLSCNLPLAVALVFITNPLTIAPMFFIAYKVGALIIDAPVQAIDFELSFAWLSNGLSTVWKPFLLGCLVCGLSAGSLGYFAVSMLWRWQVVHKWRQRKQRRSGTTRSS from the coding sequence ATGCCAAAAAAGACTCTCAAACAGCTCATGCCCAGTCCCGCTCACCTCAAGCGCATTAAAGGTCTGCACCTGTTCGGCGACTGGCTGCATCAACCCAACCTGTGGCATATCAACCGTTACTCGGCGTCCATGGCATTTTTCGTCGGTTTATTCGTGGCCTTTATGCCGATCCCCGGTCAATCACTGCTCGCCGCGGCCATGGCGTTTTGGTTGAGTTGTAATCTGCCACTGGCCGTTGCCCTTGTTTTTATTACCAACCCGCTCACCATAGCCCCAATGTTCTTCATTGCTTACAAGGTGGGCGCTCTCATCATAGACGCACCGGTTCAGGCGATCGATTTCGAACTGAGCTTCGCGTGGTTGAGCAACGGCCTCAGCACTGTCTGGAAACCGTTTCTGTTGGGCTGTCTGGTTTGTGGCCTCAGCGCGGGAAGTTTGGGCTATTTTGCCGTCAGTATGCTGTGGCGGTGGCAGGTGGTGCACAAGTGGCGGCAGCGCAAACAGCGTCGCTCCGGCACCACACGGTCAAGCTGA